From a region of the Calliphora vicina chromosome 4, idCalVici1.1, whole genome shotgun sequence genome:
- the LOC135956323 gene encoding uncharacterized protein LOC135956323 has product MASSCAVAIAAFLQIVLRISFFIEQSSDVCSTAPTLASWIFLVAFLDILLDICIYPVRYMHLPYICQIVAETIVTILLTEFGLLMVWCTIEKICCKLCKSLLLVIGVTPRFYYNWENYILGTVTTCLSLVILLFVGQATDNFHFMRKRSMRMCRKVNSYAKGTWTKLRSLMAANKCANSDVFEESGAVDCCDMNTDIIYQARRSNNNRRNRSKSRTSRSRNRR; this is encoded by the coding sequence ATGGCGTCTTCTTGTGCTGTAGCCATAGCAgcctttttacaaattgtgcTACGTATTTCCTTCTTCATTGAGCAGAGCAGTGATGTGTGCTCGACAGCACCGACATTGGCAAGTTGGATATTTTTAGTTGCCTTTTTAGATATACTTCTGGACATTTGTATCTACCCAGTGCGCTACATGCATTTGCCATATATTTGTCAAATTGTGGCTGAAACTATAGTAACAATACTTTTAACAGAGTTTGGTTTATTGATGGTGTGGTGTACCATAGagaaaatttgttgtaaatTGTGCAAATCACTGTTGCTGGTAATCGGTGTAACACCTCGATTTTACTATAACTGGGAGAATTACATATTGGGTACGGTTACTACCTGCTTGAGTTTGGTCATACTGTTGTTTGTCGGCCAGGCAACagataattttcattttatgcGTAAACGGTCTATGCGTATGTGTCGAAAGGTTAATTCATATGCAAAAGGAACTTGGACCAAATTACGTTCATTGATGGCGGCTAATAAATGTGCTAATAGCGATGTTTTCGAAGAATCTGGTGCAGTGGACTGTTGTGATATGAATACAGATATAATATATCAAGCAAGGcgtagcaacaacaacagacgTAATCGTAGCAAGAGTCGTACAAGTCGTAGTCGTAACCGTAGATAA